CAGTGCGCTAACGGTTTGCCGATCATGGCAGGCTATTTCCATTTAGGCAAGTACCTAGATTTGCTTTACCAAAGCGTACGCTGCCCGTCATGATGAGGTTCGCGTATAAAGTCCAAGGCAATGGCCCGTCACAGCGAGTCTGGATAGAATCGCCAGCCAGCCTGCGATTTCTTCCTGTCGACCCTGCCATATGCCAGTCCCCTGTAAAACCATCAACTCGTTCAAGATTTTCAACATGCGTCAGGCTCTCACTCTTACACTCGCCGCCGTGACGGGCGTCTTTGCCGCACCGGCCGCCACTACCGGCCCAAGTGGCAAGACGTCCGTCCACAACAAGCGAGCGGACTTTTATTGGGGAGGCGCGGTGCAAGAAGGCCCTCCGGGCACCGGCTGGAACTACGTTCAAGGCAGCGTAGTCGTCCCCAGCTTCGGCGGAGGAGACAACCAGCACTCGGCAAACATGTGGGTGGGAatcgacggcgacgactgCACGAGCGCCATCTTGCAGACCGGCCTCGTGGCCTACGGAGACGGCACATTCTGGCTATGGACAGAATGGTGGAAGCACCCCATGCAAAGCTACGAGGCCAGCCTCGCCTTCTCACCTAATGATACCCTGCGCTTTACCGTGCACGCCACGTCCACCACCTCGGGCACCACAACCGTCGAGAACCTGAGCAGCGGACACGCCGTCTCGCATACGTTTACAAGCGAGAGTGCCTACCCGCTCTGCGAGACGGATGCTGAATGGATCCTCGAAGACTGGCAGTACGACGGTCAGCCGGTCGCCCTGGAGAACTGGGGCACGATTAAGATTTTCGACACTGTTGCTAAGAGCCCCGGAAAGCAAGTCACGGCTGCTGGTTCTGGCATTGTTAATATCAACATCAACGGCCGGACTCTTACTAGCAGTAGTGTTGACTCGGATGGAACCGTCAGCGTCACGTATATTGGTCCCAACTAAGGCTGCAAAGTTGGAAAAATGGGAGAATGTACAGGCAGCGTTTTTGAAACCATGAAGACATGTTTCTGGATGTAGTTGCAGCGAGCTCTAGAAGTATGGTATTCTTTGTGCCCGAAGTTTGAATTTCACGCAAAGTTCGACTGGCGTTGTTGTCCCCTGGGAAGCACCGACAGGAAACTTCTGAGAAAGTTCTTTCATGTGTACCGAGTTTTCCTCTCCAAGAATCTCGCACTCTAAGAAAAGTAACTTTACCAAAACATCATTTATCTAGATATAGAAGGATTTGCGAGAGAATACAGGGATCGTTTAGTAAGGAGGGGACTCGACTACTTGCATTGCTCTTATGCCCAGAATATATTTAACCCTGTTAAGAAAAGGAAGGCCGAGcaccaagaagagaaagTTTAGTAGTTGAATTTATTCGTTGATTTGCAATTACATGTCAGCATCTAGCTTTGGCGGTACCAACGCCAGGCGGGGCGACGCAGGTAATCAGAGCATTCAATGCATTTTTTTAAATCTTTTTACTATACTATATcaagttataaaaaaatataaaacaGAGCTAGATGGCCATGCAAGGCACTAGTGACACTGTACTTGAGCCGTACCACGCTATAAGACCCTAACATGCCGCATATAGTATAATGTAACGTGAAATACAAAACAAAATACATTTATACTTGCTTTATCTGTTAATGCTCTGCAGTTACCAGAGGCTGGAGAATAGATGCTAAATCAGTCAAGTCTATTACGAGCAAATCAAGCACTACTTGACCAAACCGTTGTCAAAGTCCCCTGCTACATTAGAGTGTAGTATCTAGGGCATCAAGGTTTAGACGAACTCGTGGCTAAGAGGCAATGTCGAAGCTTGATGGATTCGACCCCACCACCAGCCCAATTACAAATAGACCGGTCTGGTCGTCTTCTATTTGCATCTTCGTTGTCAACGCAACTGACTGTCCTATTGTTCACCAAGCACACCCTCTACTATTAATCTATTCATCATCACACATTACATAGCTATTACCCCGCCATGGAATCTGACCTGTCCCTGACCGCTTCTGGTTCTTTACGACAAATCGGCTTTGGCAACTGTGGTTCGGTTTGGGGCACATTGAAGCACAATGCCCACAACAATGCCAGCGTCGACCAgaacgtcgacgtcgacatgaTTCTCAAACGCGAAGACGCGAGTCCAGGCAGGGACATCAAGAACGAGACCCTCGTACAGTCGCAAGCATTCCGCGCAGCAAGCACCCTACAGTTGACCTCCATCCCCCAATGCTTCGGTCTCGTGAAGAGCGACGACAAAAGATGGCAGCAGCTCCTGCCACTCCTGCCCTCTGGATTAAAAGCATGCAGAGCCATGATTGCCGAGAAAATCAACCCGGTATCGACGCAGGCGCAGTTACTCCTCATCGACAAGTACTGCCCAGCGCCGCACCGCGAGGCGCTCCGAAGATCGATAGAGGCGCGGGACGGAGAGGGCGAGCACTGCCTGGTTCGCCTGTATCTCGGACGACGAAGACATCTATACGCGCACGAGGAGCAGCACCGCCCCCGACCGCAGTTCTTCAGCCTCCGCAATTACCCCCTTCACGCGGACCAGGCCCATGACCTCGGGCTCCCTTGCAGGCAGTACGCcagggccatggcagagGCACTCGCGACGCTGCACTGGCAAGTCAGGACGAGTGGCAACGATGTCGAATTCGTGCTGGGTGCCCACAGAGGCGGGGAGGGAGATGCAGACATGCCCCTTGAGGAGCATGCCGTCTGGATGCTTGACTTTGACTGCTCCAGGCCGATTGAGGCGAATGACTCTGGTCTGGAGTCGATTGCGCGGGCGTTTTGGCGCAACGATCCGTACTTTCCGCGGCCGGGCAGCGCCTTGGATCAGGGACGGGAGCTGTGGGATATCTTTGCCGCCGAGTATCGACGAGTTGGCATGGAGGCGGCCCGGGCTTATCATcgtgatggagaagatgtgGAGAGTTTGTGTGCTTTGGTCGAGGGTGCGTTGGAGAGGATTGAGGAAACGAAAGGGAAGTGGACGGCTGGGGCGCATTTCTAGCCACGGTGGTTTTAACATTGGCCTGGCAGGGTAGAGTTGGAGACAAGAGTTGGGATACAGAGGGCCAGGGGCCGTATTTGCTCAAAAGAGGGCGACGTTTTCGTTCAATTAGTATTTCAAAGGCATATTTCGAAATGGGCGCGGACAAAAGGATGTTTGGTACATACGCAGGGTATGTCTGGTAGAATATATTTCGTTCTGGGGATTGCTCAAAGGCGCGTTACCTTGTATGCACGGTCCACTCCAGATTATTAAAGAATAATAAGTACCTTGATCGAATCTTGAAGGTGTTTTGTTGTATAACTACTAGTATCACTTTATAATAGTGCTGCCCCAAGTAATTAAGTACTATATAGAGCTCGTAGAGCTGGCGTGCCTGGCTCTGCTATCATCGTATAAGGTCTAACTTGTATTGTATTCTCTATTAAAtaggacgacgacgaaaagaCATGGGCAAAAATAGATGTGGCTAAAACCGTCGACAAAGCCCGCAACACCGAGATGAATACCATCTCCAAAGGATTTTCCAAAGCCAAACTCCTGATACATAACCATCCTCTGATTTACGTTGTATAACGGCCGACAACAGAGCCCTTAGGCCAACCAGGTCCATAAAATGTGCCGTGCTCTACAACGCGAGTACCGTCACCAAGGCGAAGAGCATACATAGTATCGTTGGAGCACAAGCCGTACGCCTGAAGATTCTCGGGCGTTTTGGCAATATAGTGCATGTGTTCTGCGAGGGGCCACGTTAGCAGCGTTCCGATATCCGAGGGACCTTAACGGGAAACACGACATACCTTGGCAGTGGTAGCCCGCGTAGCAGCGCGGATGTTCAGCCCCAGCCCGGGACACCCACGACGCAGCACCGTAGTAGTAAATATCCGACCCTCCGTTGATGTAGTTGCCCACACCCGTGCGGCAAGCCGGGTCGGAGACACGGCACCGCGAGTAATCGGGGTCTCCCCATCCCCCGGGATCGGATGTCCCCGGCCAAGGAAGCATCGGCCTCGCCGTGCCGCCCTGCCCGGGATTAGCCTCGGTCCTGGGCATGGACAGGACGACGTTGGAGGCCGATCGGAGATTGATCTGATACTGCCACCAGTGCTCGGAGCCCAGGCCGTGCAGCCAGGTGCCGTTGGTGGACTCGACCAGGACGCCGCCCTTTGCGGcaacgtcgacgccggcgaaGAAGTCCTCGGCGTTGCggctggatacccagttcCACACGTTTTCGGCGTAGACGGAGGATCCTCTGGCGAAGTGCATGCCCAGGTAGGCGGCCTGGCACGGGTGGGAGTCGTCGGCGCAGCGCCGCACCATGTCCGGGGCGCCCCGGAGTCCCCCGACGTTGACGATGGAGTTCCATATCGCGACGTCGCCTGGCTTCTTGCCGTGCGCGTGGAACTGAAGGACGATGGCGCCTGGGGAGACGTCGGCAACGGTGAAGCGCATGTCCTGGATATGGATCGTGCCCACGTCGCCGACGTTGCCGACTTGCACGACGGGCTTGGGGTTTTCTGCATTCAAGAAACGCGGGCCTGCCCCGGAGATGGACGGCCACGCCTCGCCGTGTATACGGGATCCAATTGGTATGACGAGCGTCGAAGAAACACGGTAGTCGCCAAAGGGAAAGTATACCATCTTGTGCTCTTTGACGGCGTGCTGGAGGACCTTGGTAAGGGCCTGAACGTCATCCGTCATGCCATCTCCCCGGACGGTATGCCCACCATTCTGCTTCGAGTCTTTGACGTTTATAAAATCCGACCAAGCGCTGAGTGCGTAATTCGGAGGCGGGTGTATGGGGATTCTGCCGCCGGGAGCAGCTATTCGTGACCGTGTGATGCTGTTGTTAGTTGTCACGCCGTAGATGTGGTTGCGACCTACCGTGTTTCCATAGGAGAAGCTGTTGACATGGGCAACAGGACCAAGGACAGTACGACCCTTGACCTGTACCGTGTTTTCGGGCTCGTATTCCGGGTCGCGTCTTTTGTCCAGGTTGTCGATGAGAAGGGAAGGCCGGGTCATGTCGTTGTTTGTTTTCCCCGAGAGGAATGTGATGCCAGAGTTGATGGACgtgccgt
The DNA window shown above is from Metarhizium brunneum chromosome 1, complete sequence and carries:
- the PRTA_0 gene encoding Aspergillopepsin-2 — translated: MRQALTLTLAAVTGVFAAPAATTGPSGKTSVHNKRADFYWGGAVQEGPPGTGWNYVQGSVVVPSFGGGDNQHSANMWVGIDGDDCTSAILQTGLVAYGDGTFWLWTEWWKHPMQSYEASLAFSPNDTLRFTVHATSTTSGTTTVENLSSGHAVSHTFTSESAYPLCETDAEWILEDWQYDGQPVALENWGTIKIFDTVAKSPGKQVTAAGSGIVNININGRTLTSSSVDSDGTVSVTYIGPN
- the bgn13.1_0 gene encoding Glucan endo-1,3-beta-glucosidase is translated as MGAYPGGLIYLNATLPSRSAHWYSVMAHEGPSSGFAPYVDHPEEYQVFLSAKANKSESIQVAIDSAAGLNHNAAQERHGYWVSSMPRVVYVPPGIYTFENPLVMNTDTILMGDARDPPVIRAAPNFAHDVLLNGMAPSYMPNAGELANTVALKNIILDTTAVNRSKGLTALYWGVAQGSHLQNVQIIMPQSIDRKDGHTGIRLGVGSILSLGDVRIENGLNGIWHDGHQSALFKNISFYRNTVGLRVSNGSAVTLLAPTFENVDVCVNHTSGSVFVGIVDGTSINSGITFLSGKTNNDMTRPSLLIDNLDKRRDPEYEPENTVQVKGRTVLGPVAHVNSFSYGNTVGRNHIYGVTTNNSITRSRIAAPGGRIPIHPPPNYALSAWSDFINVKDSKQNGGHTVRGDGMTDDVQALTKVLQHAVKEHKMVYFPFGDYRVSSTLVIPIGSRIHGEAWPSISGAGPRFLNAENPKPVVQVGNVGDVGTIHIQDMRFTVADVSPGAIVLQFHAHGKKPGDVAIWNSIVNVGGLRGAPDMVRRCADDSHPCQAAYLGMHFARGSSVYAENVWNWVSSRNAEDFFAGVDVAAKGGVLVESTNGTWLHGLGSEHWWQYQINLRSASNVVLSMPRTEANPGQGGTARPMLPWPGTSDPGGWGDPDYSRCRVSDPACRTGVGNYINGGSDIYYYGAASWVSRAGAEHPRCYAGYHCQEHMHYIAKTPENLQAYGLCSNDTMYALRLGDGTRVVEHGTFYGPGWPKGSVVGRYTT